A region from the Terriglobales bacterium genome encodes:
- the ispE gene encoding 4-(cytidine 5'-diphospho)-2-C-methyl-D-erythritol kinase, producing the protein MPSSVRAYAKINVGLYIGTARADGFHQLSTIYRTIDMHDVVRVTASAGTGIEIRCKNPQVPQDESNTCWRVAERVLRALKQRRRVVIQIEKNLPVQGGLGAGSSNAVATMLALERELGKPLPAEDKLSIAVETGSDVPLFLIGGAVLGLGHGEQVFPLAEPPLMHLVVATPNVGISTPKAFADWDSLTANERTALTPAASASRIDVFSRSMFAWLAGSLSGVPVKDRDRAETPLLDLVRAGIENDFERVVFPQYPELREVKRVLEREGARYASLSGSGSALYGIFDTAEAAEKAAGALKTQGIEARATNSLSREQYWKNLVISVSK; encoded by the coding sequence ATGCCCAGCTCTGTCCGCGCTTACGCGAAAATCAATGTCGGCCTCTATATCGGAACCGCGCGCGCTGATGGTTTTCACCAGTTGAGCACGATTTATCGGACCATCGACATGCACGACGTGGTCCGCGTCACCGCCTCCGCCGGGACCGGCATCGAAATTCGTTGCAAGAACCCGCAGGTGCCGCAGGATGAGAGCAATACCTGCTGGCGGGTTGCCGAACGCGTCCTCAGGGCGCTCAAGCAGCGCCGGCGGGTGGTCATCCAGATTGAAAAAAACCTTCCCGTGCAAGGCGGCCTGGGCGCCGGCTCCTCCAACGCGGTCGCTACCATGCTCGCCCTGGAGCGCGAACTTGGGAAGCCGCTTCCCGCGGAGGACAAGCTTTCGATTGCCGTCGAGACCGGCAGCGACGTGCCGCTTTTCCTGATTGGCGGCGCCGTGCTCGGCCTGGGGCACGGTGAACAGGTCTTTCCGCTCGCCGAACCGCCGCTCATGCACCTGGTGGTCGCGACTCCGAACGTCGGGATTTCGACGCCCAAAGCTTTCGCCGACTGGGATTCTTTAACCGCTAACGAGCGGACCGCGTTGACGCCCGCCGCTTCGGCCAGTAGAATTGACGTGTTCAGCCGCTCGATGTTTGCGTGGCTGGCGGGTTCCTTATCCGGTGTTCCTGTCAAGGACAGGGACCGGGCCGAGACACCGCTTCTCGACCTCGTCCGTGCCGGGATCGAAAACGACTTTGAACGAGTCGTCTTTCCTCAGTATCCCGAACTGCGCGAGGTAAAACGTGTCCTGGAGCGCGAAGGCGCAAGGTACGCCTCCTTGTCGGGTTCCGGCTCCGCCTTGTACGGGATTTTTGACACGGCGGAGGCGGCGGAAAAAGCCGCAGGCGCCTTGAAGACACAAGGTATCGAGGCGCGGGCGACGAATTCGCTCAGCCGCGAGCAGTACTGGAAGAATTTGGTAATTTCGGTAAGTAAGTAA
- the ruvB gene encoding Holliday junction branch migration DNA helicase RuvB, which produces MFVLLSPHVSTTGQNPDRIVSAAPVDDDASFELKLRPRRLVEFIGQAKVKDNLAVAIEAARSRGEALDHVLLYGPPGLGKTTLATIIANELEAHFQQTSGPALQIKGDLTAVLTNVRDKQVLFIDEVHRLQPALEELLYSALEDYKLDIIIGQGPSARTHTIDVQPFTFVGATTRAGLLSSPLRSRFGIVLRLEFYTHLDLKVIVTRSAEILGVQIDAEGALEIASRARGTPRIANRLLRRVRDYAQVRGGGKIDRATAEAALQMLEVDRYGFDDIDRKLLLTIIDKYQGGPVGVKTLAATLAEEPDAIEEIYEPFLIQIGFLNRTPQGRTVTHLAYEHFGIKPGQRQNTLF; this is translated from the coding sequence ATTTTCGTCTTACTATCGCCGCACGTGTCCACCACCGGGCAAAACCCAGATCGCATCGTTTCCGCCGCGCCGGTCGATGACGATGCCTCCTTTGAATTAAAGCTGCGGCCACGACGACTGGTTGAATTCATCGGTCAGGCAAAAGTGAAAGATAATCTCGCCGTGGCCATTGAGGCGGCACGCTCCCGTGGCGAAGCCCTGGATCATGTCTTGCTGTACGGGCCGCCAGGACTTGGAAAGACAACGCTGGCCACCATCATCGCCAATGAACTGGAGGCTCATTTTCAGCAGACCTCCGGTCCGGCGCTGCAAATCAAGGGCGACCTGACCGCCGTGCTCACCAACGTCCGCGACAAGCAGGTCCTGTTCATCGACGAAGTGCACCGCCTGCAGCCCGCGCTCGAAGAGCTGCTGTACTCCGCGCTGGAAGATTACAAGCTGGACATCATCATCGGGCAAGGGCCGTCGGCGCGGACGCATACGATTGACGTGCAGCCGTTCACCTTTGTGGGAGCGACAACCCGCGCCGGGCTGCTGTCTTCACCGCTGCGCTCGCGCTTTGGCATCGTGCTGAGGCTGGAGTTTTACACCCACCTGGACCTGAAGGTGATCGTCACGCGCTCGGCCGAGATCCTTGGCGTGCAGATTGATGCCGAAGGCGCCCTGGAGATCGCATCGCGGGCCCGCGGTACGCCACGCATCGCCAACCGGCTGCTGCGGCGCGTCCGCGACTACGCCCAGGTCCGCGGCGGCGGCAAAATCGATCGCGCCACCGCCGAGGCGGCGCTGCAGATGCTCGAGGTGGACCGCTACGGCTTTGACGACATCGACCGCAAGCTGCTGCTCACCATCATCGACAAGTACCAGGGTGGACCGGTGGGAGTGAAGACGTTGGCGGCAACCCTGGCGGAAGAACCGGACGCCATTGAAGAGATCTACGAGCCGTTCCTCATTCAGATCGGGTTTCTCAATCGCACCCCGCAGGGGCGCACGGTTACCCATCTTGCCTACGAGCACTTCGGCATCAAGCCGGGGCAGCGCCAGAACACGCTATTCTAG
- a CDS encoding ribose-phosphate pyrophosphokinase: MATTTVATTTTQAQKDPGTQAKERKPQRARTDDKLKIFCGTANPALADEICANLGIPRGQTHITRFSDGEHYVQILENVRGADVFVLQPTCHPVDSHLMELLLMTDALKRASARRITPVIPYYGYARQDRKDKPRSPISSKLVADLLTTAGADRALIVDLHAPQIQGFFNIPVDHLFASPVLVGYFKERAFPDLTVVSPDAGGVERARFFAKKMDSALAIVDKRRVEMDVTEVMHVIGDVHGRTCLILDDIIDTAGTLVKTANALIESGARKVVACATHPVLSGPAIERISKSPLEQVVVTNTIPLSEAARNEPKIKVLSVAGLIATAIRSIHEETSVSKLFA, encoded by the coding sequence ATGGCAACAACGACGGTGGCTACGACGACGACACAAGCACAGAAGGATCCCGGTACGCAGGCGAAGGAGCGCAAGCCGCAGCGCGCGCGCACCGACGACAAGTTGAAAATCTTCTGCGGCACCGCCAATCCGGCGCTGGCCGACGAGATCTGCGCCAACCTCGGGATCCCGCGCGGGCAGACGCATATCACGCGTTTCTCCGACGGTGAGCACTACGTGCAGATCCTGGAGAACGTGCGCGGCGCCGACGTCTTCGTCTTGCAGCCCACCTGCCACCCGGTGGATTCGCACCTGATGGAATTGCTGCTGATGACCGACGCCCTCAAGCGCGCCTCCGCCCGCCGCATCACGCCCGTGATTCCTTACTACGGTTACGCCCGCCAGGACCGCAAGGACAAGCCGCGCTCGCCCATTAGCTCCAAGCTCGTCGCCGACCTGCTGACCACGGCAGGCGCCGATCGCGCTTTAATCGTGGACTTGCACGCGCCCCAGATTCAGGGCTTCTTCAATATTCCGGTGGACCACCTGTTCGCTTCTCCGGTGCTGGTCGGTTATTTCAAGGAGCGGGCGTTTCCCGACCTGACCGTGGTTTCTCCGGACGCAGGCGGCGTGGAACGCGCCAGATTTTTTGCCAAGAAGATGGATTCGGCGCTGGCCATCGTCGATAAGCGCCGCGTCGAGATGGACGTGACCGAGGTGATGCACGTGATTGGCGACGTCCACGGCCGCACTTGCCTCATCCTCGACGACATCATCGACACCGCCGGCACGCTGGTGAAGACCGCGAACGCGCTGATCGAGAGCGGCGCCCGCAAGGTGGTGGCCTGCGCTACGCATCCGGTCCTTTCCGGTCCTGCCATCGAAAGGATTTCCAAGTCGCCGCTGGAGCAGGTGGTGGTAACCAACACCATTCCGCTCAGTGAAGCGGCGCGCAACGAACCCAAGATCAAGGTACTCTCCGTCGCCGGGCTGATCGCCACCGCGATCCGCTCCATCCACGAGGAAACCTCGGTCAGCAAGTTGTTTGCTTAA
- a CDS encoding type II secretion system protein: MRRNRGFTLIELLIVVAIILTISAIAIPSLLRSRIAADEASAVASIRAITTAEHAYAQMFPNIGYTCTLSDLGAPAAGQPIGPTAAGGILDSVLVAGVKQGYILSLSSCNGSPKSTYSSVAVPVTPGTTGVRSFCSDASGTIWFASDGTAATCQTAGSVLQ, translated from the coding sequence ATGCGGAGAAACAGAGGATTTACGCTCATCGAGCTGCTCATCGTGGTGGCCATCATCCTCACCATTTCGGCCATCGCCATTCCCAGTTTGCTGCGTTCGCGCATCGCGGCCGATGAGGCCTCGGCAGTGGCTTCGATACGCGCCATCACCACCGCGGAACATGCCTACGCGCAGATGTTTCCCAACATTGGATATACCTGCACGCTCAGCGATCTCGGTGCGCCCGCAGCTGGCCAACCGATTGGCCCGACGGCCGCCGGCGGAATTCTGGATTCAGTGCTGGTCGCGGGAGTGAAGCAAGGCTATATCCTCTCGCTTTCAAGCTGCAACGGCTCCCCGAAATCCACTTATAGCTCCGTCGCCGTTCCGGTGACGCCAGGAACCACCGGGGTACGCTCGTTCTGTTCCGACGCGAGCGGTACCATCTGGTTCGCGAGTGATGGCACGGCGGCGACGTGCCAGACGGCGGGCTCGGTCCTGCAGTAG